A portion of the Penaeus monodon isolate SGIC_2016 chromosome 28, NSTDA_Pmon_1, whole genome shotgun sequence genome contains these proteins:
- the LOC119591265 gene encoding dynein assembly factor 4, axonemal-like translates to MPIQVSDYKWHQTDDNILLILDLHRTSPKNVDIVTTNSYLKVSFLNIFEVFLCHFINIDKSSAKIAKGHIELSLAKEISSPWKELGLKLTKEEQQQKRAEAIQDLERQEQEKLKKNKDERNRRERFAVAQQIAEDDRSCEQRKKRIENEKEEFLKQSNGGDDSVAPTGVQGIIEKPDLRRRLSSTCSEEGSCVVREVDYDGDGEDSLYYSSTENLHVMQSRAKVEKVENTNRKQRKSSSLRNAATKEKDGKKVALPAVRQSSSIKVNFTPRVFPTPKRESCEKEEQDWLTAQSGCHSKSPKDITQENSADYYKEKAVSLFSNKDFRGCVNAYTEALKLCPLDASFYSNRAAANLALNNLHHAINDCSKALELLTPPTQENSKSRLLCHIRRGTAFVHLSLLSEGLADYQAAHLLSPKDESLKKDMERIQAILMTSTDTADSSDEDSDDDFKSSGESSPPSNS, encoded by the exons ATGCCTATCCAGGTGTCTGACTACAAGTGGCATCAGACAGATGACAATATCCTACTCATTCTCGATTTACATCGCACAAGCCCCAAAAATGTGGATATTGTCACCACAAATTCATATCTGAAG GTGAGCTTCCTCAATATATTTGAAGTATTTTTATGCCACTTCATCAACATTGACAAAAGTTCAGCCAAGATTGCCAAGGGGCATATTGAACTCAGCCTGGCCAAGGAAATTTCTTCGCCCTGGAAAGAACTTGGTTTGAAACTGACAAAGGAAGAGCAGCAGCAGAAAAGAGCAGAAGCCATACAGGATCTTGAAAGACAGGAGCAAGAAAAATTGAAGAAGAATAAAG ATGAACGCAACCGCCGGGAAAGATTTGCTGTTGCCCAGCAGATCGCTGAAGATGACAGGAGTTGTGAGCAGcgtaaaaagagaatagaaaatgaaaaagaagaattcTTGAAGCAGTCAAATGGAGGGGATGATTCAGTTGCCCCAACTGGAG TTCAAGGCATAATAGAAAAGCCTGATCTGCGTCGAAGGCTAAGCAGCACCTGCTCAGAGGAAGGGTCTTGTGTGGTGCGAGAAGTGGATTACGATGGGGATGGTGAAGACAGTCTGTATTACTCTTCCACAGAAAACCTTCATGTTATG caaAGCAGAGCCAAAGTGGAAAAAGTGGAGAACACAAACAGAAAGCAGCGCAAATCAAGTTCACTTCGGAATGCTGCCACCAAGGAAAAGGACGGGAAAAAGGTGGCTCTTCCAGCTGTTAGACAGAGCAGCAGCATTAAAGTGAACTTCACACCCCGTGTCTTCCCCACTCCAAAGAGAGAATCCTGCGAGAAAGAGGAGCAAGAT TGGCTTACTGCTCAGTCAGGTTGTCATTCTAAGAGCCCCAAAGACATCACTCAAGAGAATAGCGCGGATTACTATAAGGAGAAGGCCGT CTCATTATTCAGCAACAAGGACTTCAGAGGCTGTGTCAATGCTTACACTGAAGCGTTGAAGCTGTGTCCATTGGATGCTTCATTTTACAGCAACAGAGCAGCGGCAAATCTGGCCCTGAACAACCTTCATCACGCCATTAATGATTGTTCAAAA GCCCTAGAATTGCTCACCCCTCCAACTCAGGAAAACAGCAAATCGCGTCTCTTGTGCCACATCCGACGCGGCACAGCATTCGTCCATCTCAGTCTTTTGTCTGAGGGACTTGCAGACTACCAGGCAGCACACCTGCTCAGTCCCAAGGATGAATCTCTGAAGAAAGACATGGAGAGAATCCAAGCCATACTCATGACTTCCACAGACACCGCAGACTCATCAGACGAAGATAGTGATGACGATTTTAAAAGCAGCGGTGAAAGCAGTCCCCCATCAAATTCGTAA